Proteins encoded together in one Peribacillus asahii window:
- a CDS encoding CarD family transcriptional regulator, with protein sequence MMMFNIGDMIIYSTHGLSQIDDICEKTFSNVTRTYYVLRPLAESSLTISTPVDNDKVVMLKLLSREEAEELLQSFKLPGTSWIEDVKKRNKNYRSMVNTGNRKEIAQIANTLMRKERELSLKKQKLYDQDRKLLHTIQKLLFKEISACLDTSVEEILEQVNDMINE encoded by the coding sequence ATGATGATGTTTAATATTGGAGATATGATTATCTATTCAACACATGGATTAAGTCAAATTGATGATATATGTGAAAAGACTTTTTCTAATGTAACTAGAACCTATTATGTTTTGCGTCCTCTTGCAGAATCAAGTTTAACAATAAGTACCCCCGTCGATAATGATAAAGTAGTTATGCTTAAGTTGTTGAGCCGTGAAGAAGCGGAAGAACTTCTACAATCCTTTAAACTTCCGGGGACGAGCTGGATAGAAGATGTTAAAAAACGTAATAAGAACTATCGAAGTATGGTGAACACAGGGAATCGCAAGGAGATTGCTCAAATAGCTAATACGTTGATGCGGAAAGAACGTGAACTCAGCCTGAAAAAACAGAAACTTTATGATCAAGATCGCAAGCTTTTACATACCATTCAAAAATTATTATTTAAAGAGATATCAGCGTGTTTGGATACTTCTGTTGAAGAAATATTGGAGCAGGTTAACGATATGATAAATGAGTAG
- a CDS encoding TetR/AcrR family transcriptional regulator, with amino-acid sequence MDTKSLIIDIATTLFQQKGYKGTGLNEILKVCNITKGSLYHHFPNGKEELLIACLQSMEEVITTDIEDIFKRNQSTQEAIQAMIEKLVTNFDRESTLTGYTFSSMVSEMASLNEPVRNACLGLYTRIQGIYSNKLVADGFSTEAAHSIALMMTASIEGGMMLCLTQKSSEPLKIISHVLPNLLKENG; translated from the coding sequence ATGGATACAAAATCGCTGATAATCGACATCGCGACAACTCTTTTTCAGCAAAAAGGATATAAGGGCACAGGATTAAATGAAATCTTAAAAGTATGTAATATTACAAAAGGTTCGCTCTATCATCATTTTCCGAATGGAAAAGAAGAATTACTCATTGCTTGTCTTCAGTCAATGGAAGAAGTAATTACTACAGACATTGAGGATATTTTCAAACGAAATCAAAGTACTCAAGAAGCCATACAGGCAATGATTGAGAAATTAGTAACTAACTTTGATCGAGAAAGCACGCTTACTGGTTATACATTTAGCAGCATGGTCAGTGAGATGGCATCACTAAATGAACCAGTCCGAAATGCTTGTTTGGGCCTTTACACAAGGATTCAAGGGATTTATTCGAACAAGTTAGTAGCAGATGGGTTTTCAACAGAAGCGGCTCATTCGATTGCCCTTATGATGACGGCTTCTATTGAAGGTGGAATGATGCTTTGTTTAACACAAAAATCAAGTGAACCTCTCAAAATTATTTCTCATGTATTACCCAATTTATTGAAGGAGAATGGATAA
- a CDS encoding DHA2 family efflux MFS transporter permease subunit, with amino-acid sequence MKQQLKADSITEQQTKTESETKQQFKTGPIMAALLVAGFVGLFSETALNIALGQLGQLFQVDPTTIQWLATGYFLTLGILIPVTGILMQKFTTRQMFLTSIMLTIIGTVLAATAPSFGVLLAGRIIQAAGLAINLPLTQNVIFAIYPPHKRGGAMGVMGLVMLAGPALGPTIAGLILDTLSWSWIFWVQVPFLLFSLIFGFMYLPNVNEVRKVSIDALSVILSTIGFGGIVYGFSVSGVNGWTSSTVLGSIIIGLIAVILFAVRQMKMKTPMMNLRAFKYPMFVLGVFMSFITFFNMLSMLVILPMYMQLALLIAAFTTGLILLPGSLLNCVLAPTIGRLFDKYGPKAVITPGTILVAIAYGIYSQFGTETALWMVVVTHIVMMLGIGAVLAATQTNTLNSLPRQYYPDGIAITQTIQQVAGAVGIAVMVSVLSAKQTSYLATTANELPQAAAAGSSFVFTIGLILAVINFVLSLFMKKPN; translated from the coding sequence ATGAAACAACAACTCAAGGCCGACTCGATAACGGAGCAACAAACGAAAACAGAGTCGGAAACGAAACAACAATTTAAAACAGGACCAATTATGGCTGCTCTTTTAGTGGCAGGTTTTGTCGGACTTTTTAGTGAAACAGCCTTAAATATTGCCTTAGGACAATTAGGTCAATTATTCCAAGTGGACCCTACAACCATCCAATGGCTAGCAACAGGGTACTTTTTAACATTAGGGATTTTAATACCAGTAACAGGTATTTTGATGCAAAAATTCACAACAAGACAAATGTTTTTGACTTCTATCATGCTAACTATTATCGGTACAGTTCTCGCAGCAACAGCGCCCTCATTTGGAGTTTTATTAGCGGGACGTATTATTCAAGCGGCGGGATTAGCGATCAATTTACCTCTAACACAAAATGTTATTTTTGCGATATATCCACCGCATAAACGAGGCGGCGCTATGGGAGTTATGGGCTTAGTTATGTTAGCTGGTCCAGCATTAGGCCCAACAATAGCAGGACTTATTTTAGATACATTATCATGGAGCTGGATTTTCTGGGTTCAAGTACCTTTCTTACTGTTTTCTCTTATTTTCGGATTCATGTATTTACCGAATGTTAATGAAGTACGCAAAGTTTCAATTGATGCATTATCTGTTATTCTTTCGACGATTGGATTTGGCGGTATTGTTTACGGATTTAGTGTATCTGGTGTTAACGGTTGGACGAGTTCAACGGTTCTTGGTTCCATCATTATTGGACTCATCGCAGTCATTCTTTTTGCGGTTCGTCAAATGAAAATGAAGACTCCTATGATGAATTTAAGAGCATTTAAATATCCAATGTTCGTTCTTGGAGTGTTTATGAGCTTTATAACATTCTTCAATATGTTGTCTATGCTTGTTATTTTACCAATGTATATGCAACTTGCCTTATTAATCGCCGCATTTACAACAGGTCTTATCCTTTTGCCAGGCAGCCTACTGAACTGTGTATTAGCTCCAACCATTGGTCGTTTATTTGATAAATATGGACCAAAAGCAGTAATCACGCCTGGAACCATTCTAGTAGCCATCGCTTATGGCATCTATTCACAATTTGGTACAGAAACGGCGTTATGGATGGTTGTAGTTACTCATATTGTCATGATGTTAGGGATTGGAGCGGTGCTTGCTGCAACACAAACAAATACGCTGAATTCTCTTCCGAGACAGTATTATCCAGATGGAATCGCGATAACTCAAACGATTCAACAAGTAGCTGGTGCTGTTGGTATTGCAGTAATGGTATCGGTTTTATCAGCTAAACAAACGAGTTACCTAGCAACAACTGCGAATGAATTACCGCAAGCAGCCGCAGCGGGATCATCATTTGTGTTTACAATCGGTTTAATATTAGCGGTCATTAATTTTGTATTGTCGCTATTCATGAAAAAGCCCAATTAA
- a CDS encoding DUF4317 domain-containing protein: protein MNKKDIANIRKQFKVDNDHLMNIREIFNVYVRKESGEIYHHVSQPFQMLEQEAQELFLANFKKVLTGQLDAKLFELKFQRDVEGSTQMILFEGLQADTTEDWKENMLQIVGKMFAHAAYEFDTVVTFIRGEYRKPTRKRDLESGEGGDDAVYSNEFILCSLNKTDQPKKTLVFDYIEREFKPNNLFDPIVNLESPLSGFLFPAFNDNAADVNHILYCAGKVNQPDERFIAEVLNCEDIITAAEDKDGFEQILKNVIGDEVDSRVISNVYEEIDKVVQENKENEESEPPTLDYRDIERILEVSGVENVDTAKVEHAFKAVVDDEKHEFKASSLLPKLIKINTKVADVSVSPKDLKNIKYIMYQGKRCLLVEIDEDVIVEGFRLESETL from the coding sequence ATGAATAAAAAAGACATTGCTAATATTAGAAAGCAATTTAAAGTAGATAACGACCATCTTATGAATATTCGTGAAATCTTTAATGTGTATGTTAGGAAAGAATCAGGTGAGATTTACCATCATGTCAGTCAACCATTTCAAATGTTAGAACAGGAAGCACAAGAATTATTTTTGGCCAACTTTAAAAAGGTTTTAACGGGTCAGCTTGATGCCAAACTGTTTGAGCTGAAATTTCAACGAGATGTGGAAGGCAGCACACAAATGATTCTCTTCGAAGGATTACAGGCGGACACAACAGAAGATTGGAAAGAGAACATGCTGCAAATTGTCGGGAAAATGTTTGCTCATGCTGCTTATGAATTTGATACGGTCGTGACGTTTATTCGAGGGGAATATCGAAAGCCGACTCGGAAACGGGATTTGGAATCTGGAGAAGGCGGGGATGATGCAGTCTATTCCAACGAGTTTATCCTTTGCAGTCTCAATAAAACCGATCAGCCGAAAAAAACCTTGGTGTTTGATTATATAGAGAGAGAATTCAAACCGAATAATCTATTTGATCCAATTGTTAATTTAGAGTCTCCATTATCAGGCTTTCTATTTCCTGCTTTTAATGACAATGCTGCAGATGTAAATCATATTCTATATTGTGCAGGGAAAGTGAATCAACCAGATGAACGATTTATTGCAGAGGTTCTCAATTGTGAAGACATTATTACTGCCGCTGAAGATAAGGACGGCTTTGAACAAATCTTAAAAAATGTGATCGGAGACGAAGTGGATTCCAGAGTCATTTCCAATGTCTATGAGGAAATCGATAAGGTGGTACAGGAGAATAAAGAAAATGAAGAAAGTGAACCTCCTACATTGGATTATCGGGACATTGAACGCATTTTAGAGGTGAGCGGGGTCGAAAATGTGGACACTGCAAAAGTGGAACATGCCTTCAAAGCTGTAGTGGATGACGAAAAACATGAATTCAAGGCAAGCAGTTTACTTCCTAAATTGATTAAAATCAATACGAAGGTGGCAGATGTATCCGTAAGCCCGAAAGACCTAAAAAATATAAAATATATTATGTATCAAGGAAAACGGTGCCTACTGGTGGAAATCGATGAAGATGTAATTGTGGAAGGATTTCGACTGGAATCGGAGACACTTTAA
- a CDS encoding DUF1292 domain-containing protein, whose product MRDDHRDYITVEDEKGNRKDYAIEALFDMKEESYALLKGEEETIVMKVEGEEGNQYLLGISDPLESEAILDAYQIAVENAQDR is encoded by the coding sequence GTGCGTGATGACCATAGAGATTATATAACCGTTGAGGATGAGAAAGGTAACCGTAAAGATTATGCGATTGAGGCATTATTTGATATGAAGGAAGAATCTTATGCTCTCCTAAAAGGAGAAGAAGAGACGATTGTCATGAAAGTCGAGGGAGAAGAGGGGAACCAATATTTATTAGGTATATCGGATCCTTTAGAAAGTGAAGCGATTTTGGATGCATACCAGATTGCGGTCGAAAATGCACAGGACAGATAA
- the truA gene encoding tRNA pseudouridine(38-40) synthase TruA: MNNYKMTIQYDGGRYKGWQRLGNSDNTIQGKIENVLTELVGENVEIIGCSRTDAGVHALAQIANFKTDKNLTESEVMNYLNRYLPQDISVVEVTLVPERFHARYNAKDKTYLYKIWNEHYTHPFMRKYSMHVEQELDIARMRRACQYFIGKHDFTAFSNAKSKKKSMVREIYSINIEETDGFIQIRVRGDGFLYNMVRKIVGTLIEVGLGEIDAENIPSILDSKERIQTGRMADAAGLYLEKIDF, encoded by the coding sequence ATGAATAATTATAAAATGACCATTCAATATGATGGCGGGCGCTATAAGGGCTGGCAACGTCTTGGTAATAGTGACAATACCATTCAAGGAAAAATAGAAAATGTGTTAACCGAACTGGTAGGAGAAAATGTTGAAATCATTGGGTGCAGCAGAACCGATGCCGGTGTACATGCTCTTGCTCAAATAGCTAATTTTAAGACGGATAAAAATCTGACTGAATCGGAAGTCATGAATTATTTAAATAGATATTTACCGCAAGATATCAGCGTTGTGGAGGTTACGCTCGTTCCTGAACGTTTTCATGCGCGTTATAATGCTAAAGATAAAACGTATTTGTATAAGATTTGGAATGAACACTACACCCATCCTTTCATGCGAAAGTACAGTATGCATGTGGAGCAGGAGCTAGATATCGCAAGAATGAGAAGAGCTTGTCAATATTTTATAGGTAAGCATGACTTTACTGCTTTTTCAAATGCAAAGTCTAAGAAAAAATCCATGGTGCGTGAAATATATTCTATTAATATAGAAGAAACTGATGGCTTCATCCAAATTAGAGTGCGGGGAGATGGATTTCTTTATAATATGGTTAGAAAGATTGTCGGAACGTTGATAGAAGTTGGCTTGGGTGAAATAGATGCTGAAAACATCCCAAGTATTTTAGATTCAAAAGAAAGAATCCAAACAGGCCGTATGGCAGATGCAGCCGGGTTGTACTTGGAAAAGATTGATTTTTAG